The sequence TGATAGGCCAGCTGCGCCTGCAGGTCGGTGCGCGCCAGGCGCGTGAGCGCGGCCTGCACTGCCACCGGCGGCAACACACTGGCCACCTGCCGGGCGAACGTCTCGCGGCGCAGCAGCCCCTGGCGATACGCCGCCACCTGCGGGGCGACCTGCCGGTCGCCGTTTTCGTGGAAGGCGAAATACCACTTGTAGTGGAACGCGTCGGTCAACGGCGGCGAATCGGCCCACTGCGGATTGCTCGCATAGAACCGCTGCATGGTGGCTTGGCGCGGAATATCCCAGGCGTGGTTCACCGCCTCGCGTTGCAGCCGCGCAATTTCGGTGCCCTGATTGACCGGCACTGCCTGATTGATCGCCACATGCGCCAACGCAGGCGCCACCAGTGCCAGCACCACCCAGCAGGTGGCCAGCGCCGTGGCATGTGCGGCCGGTCGCCAATGGATGCGGCCCACCACCACTGCCAGCAGCACCCAGAACAGCAGATACGCACACGTCAGCGCCAGGACCACCAGTTGCTGCAGCGGCGGCACCGCATTCAACGTCGCGGCCACCGCGAACGGCACGCCCAGACACACCAGCACCGCCACCGCGCGTACCACGGTGCGGCGTACCAGCGATGCGGCGCCGGCACCTGGCAACGCGGCCAGCATGCGTGCACGCCCGGCCTCGCGTTCGCCAGAGCGCAGGTCGAACAGCAACGCGATCACGAACAGTGGCAGCAGGAACACGAGCACGAAGGCGTAATCGAAGCGTCCGGCCAACGCCAGCTCGGGGTTATAGCTGTCGCCATCGTAGACCTGCGCTTCCAGGCCCAGTGCGCGTATGCGCAGGATGTAAGGCGCCACATCGCGCATGCCCACGGCAGCAAAGGCCAACGGCGATGGCGCATCCCAGGTCGGATGGAAGCTGTAGTAGGCCGCGCTGCCGGCATCGTTGGAGCGCGTGACATACGCCTCCACCGCTGCGCTGTCTTCCCGCTGCAACGGTGCGATGCGCGCGATGTTGGCGCGCTGCGCGTCGATGACATGCTGCCCGGAGAGCAGGCTGCACACCGTCAGCAGCGTCAACAGCAGCAACCCGGCCATAGCCGCGCGTGCGCGCAGCAACAACAGCACTTCGTATTTCCACAGCACCATCAGCGTGCCACTCCCACGCGCCGCCCGGCGGCCAGCAACAGAGACAAGGCGGCCAGCATCCACGCCGCGATCAGACCCAGCGGCACAGCGGCCGCACCGACGACATCCGCGTTGGACGCCGGGGTGAACGTAAACACCGGGATACGCTGCCAATGCGCTGCCGAAATGCGCTTACGCTGATCGGCACCTGCGTCCTGCGCGGTGTCGTCGGCCATGCTGACCGCATCGGCCTGCAACTGGTTGAGCCGCTGCACCAGCATGTAACGGTAGTGCTCGGCCTGCGCCAGAAAGCGCTCATGCGCACGCAGATCGGTTTCTGCCAGGGTCATGGAGACCTCGCGCAATGCCACCGTCGGGCTGAGCGCGGCAAAGCTGCGCACCAGCAGATTCTGCTGTTGCTGGATGCGTGCATCGCGCGCCGCATAGCGCTCGAACAGGCTGGCGGTGAGCCGCTCACCTTCCAGTGCCAACAAGCCTTTGTAATTGACCGGCAGGTCTTCCACGCGTTGCACGCGGTAACGCGCCAGCACCTGTTGTTTGAACTGCGCAAAATGCGGGTCGTCCGGGTTGTGGCTGTCGCCGAGCGTGCGCAGGTCGCGCTGGATGGCCACGTCGGTTTCCAGCCGCGTGGGCAACCGGTACGCCGCACTGGCCACGTCCGGCGCCACCCGCGGGACCAGCAGAGCCAGCCACACCCACAGCGCCAGCGACACCAGCAACGCATCGCGGCCGCGCCGGCACAGCATCGATACCGCCAGCACCAGCCCACACCACACCAGCAGATACACGCCATAGGCCAGCACCAGCAGCGCCACCAACACCGCCTGGCCTGGCAACAGCGCGATCGGTAGCAAGCCGACCAACGCCGGCAACAGACACGCGCCGGCCACCGCGGCCAGCGCGAGATATTTGCCGCCGAGCAGTTGCCGGCGCGTGGCGCCCTGCAGCAGCAACACGCGCAGCGTGCCGGTCTCCTGTTCGCGGGCCACGGCGCCGTAACCCAGAAACACCAGCATCAATGGTGCCAGCACCTGCAGCACAAAAGCCGGTGTCAGTTGACCGAAGCGCACCAGCAGCGAGCTCTGACGTACATCGCCGAAGTTGGCGGTGTTCTGACGATGGCCTTCCAGAAACATGCTGTTGCCGGTAAAGGCATCCACCCCCGAATCGAATGCGGCCAGCGCCGGCAACGGGCGATAGATGAAATGACCGTAATGCACCACCCGATGCGGGTGGCGGTCCGGTTGCGCGTCGAAGGCCTGCTGCGCGGCCTGTTGCTGGCGCGCACGGAACTCGGTGACCTCACGCTGGTGATGCGCAGCGGTCAGCGCCGCGACCAGGGTCAGCAGCATCAGCAACACCACGCCGATGGCGGCGGAGCGATTGCGTGCCATGAAGCGCAGCTCTTCGCGAGCGACCAGCCACACCGCACTCATGCACGCACCCTCATGCCGCGCGTTCCTGAGGCCGCGCAAAGCGCGCGTGCAGGGTGCGCACATCGAAGCCGCTGTCGCCAGCGCCGATGTCTTCGACGATGCGTCCGTCTTCGAGAAACCCGATCCGGTCGGCCACGTCCACGGCGCCCAGCAAATCGTGCGTGACCATCAGCACCGCGCCGCCGCGCTCGCGCACGCCGTCGACCAGCCGGTTGAAGTCGGCAATGGCGCGCGGGTCCAGCCCGGAGGTGGGCTCATCCAGCAGCAGCACGGGCACCTGGCGCAGCGTAGCCACGGCAATGGCTACCTTCTGGCGCATGCCCTTGGAAAAGCTGCCCAGACGCTGGCCCCAGGCCTCGCGCTGCAAGCCTGCAGCCGCGAAGGCCTGGCCGATGTCGGCCTGGCTGCAGCGCTGCCCGGCAAGTGCAAGCAAGTAGTCGGCATTTTCCAGAGCGCTCAGGTGCTCGTAGAGTGCGACGTTTTCCGGCAGATACGCCAACCGTGCGCGTGCCTTGCCGGGCGAAGCGACCGGGTCGATACCGTCCACTCGCACGCTGCCGGAAGCAGGTTTGACGAAGCCCAGCAGCGTCGACAGCGTAGAGGATTTGCCCGCGCCGTTGCCACCGAGCAGCGCGTACACGCTGCCCGGCGCGATATGCAGATTCAACCCTCTCAACACCGCGCGCCCGGCATAGGCGACGTGCAGATCGCGGATGGAAATCGCAGCGTTTGGCGGTACGTCTGGTGGCATAGCGTTGACGGGAAAGTAAAATGATACGTTATCACATTGCTTGTATTGCCTGAATCCCTCGGATCATCCGACCTGCTGCTGTAGGCGCGTTTGACCGCGTTGGTGTGATGCCGAGTTGCGCTGTCGGCGGCCCCGAGGGCGGGTGACACGGCACCGCGCAGGTCACCGTTACCGAAGGCGTGCTGCAACACGGCGCCGCACGGCACGCCTATTCGCATGCGCCGTGCCATTGCTATCAAGACAGCCGCACACGCAACGCGCCACCTCCTTGCGTCAGCCAAACACTTCACCCAGCACTCAACGCAGCGCCGGGTGCACCACATGCTCATGCGCGGCCATCAGCTCGATTACCCAATCGATGAAGACCCGCAGTTTGGCGCTGACGTGGCGATTGGGCGCAAACGCGATCGACAGCGGCATCGGCTCCAGCTGCCAGTCTTCGAACACCGATACCAGCTCGCCGCTGGCCACGTGTGCGGCGGCCATGTACACCGGCAGCCACAACACGCCCATGCCGGCCAGC comes from Xanthomonas vesicatoria ATCC 35937 and encodes:
- a CDS encoding DUF3526 domain-containing protein; amino-acid sequence: MVLWKYEVLLLLRARAAMAGLLLLTLLTVCSLLSGQHVIDAQRANIARIAPLQREDSAAVEAYVTRSNDAGSAAYYSFHPTWDAPSPLAFAAVGMRDVAPYILRIRALGLEAQVYDGDSYNPELALAGRFDYAFVLVFLLPLFVIALLFDLRSGEREAGRARMLAALPGAGAASLVRRTVVRAVAVLVCLGVPFAVAATLNAVPPLQQLVVLALTCAYLLFWVLLAVVVGRIHWRPAAHATALATCWVVLALVAPALAHVAINQAVPVNQGTEIARLQREAVNHAWDIPRQATMQRFYASNPQWADSPPLTDAFHYKWYFAFHENGDRQVAPQVAAYRQGLLRRETFARQVASVLPPVAVQAALTRLARTDLQAQLAYQARIRAYHQTLRAFYYGYLFRDRPFTGDDFQRAPRFDATAKPAPQGS
- a CDS encoding ABC transporter permease; its protein translation is MSAVWLVAREELRFMARNRSAAIGVVLLMLLTLVAALTAAHHQREVTEFRARQQQAAQQAFDAQPDRHPHRVVHYGHFIYRPLPALAAFDSGVDAFTGNSMFLEGHRQNTANFGDVRQSSLLVRFGQLTPAFVLQVLAPLMLVFLGYGAVAREQETGTLRVLLLQGATRRQLLGGKYLALAAVAGACLLPALVGLLPIALLPGQAVLVALLVLAYGVYLLVWCGLVLAVSMLCRRGRDALLVSLALWVWLALLVPRVAPDVASAAYRLPTRLETDVAIQRDLRTLGDSHNPDDPHFAQFKQQVLARYRVQRVEDLPVNYKGLLALEGERLTASLFERYAARDARIQQQQNLLVRSFAALSPTVALREVSMTLAETDLRAHERFLAQAEHYRYMLVQRLNQLQADAVSMADDTAQDAGADQRKRISAAHWQRIPVFTFTPASNADVVGAAAVPLGLIAAWMLAALSLLLAAGRRVGVAR
- a CDS encoding ABC transporter ATP-binding protein yields the protein MPPDVPPNAAISIRDLHVAYAGRAVLRGLNLHIAPGSVYALLGGNGAGKSSTLSTLLGFVKPASGSVRVDGIDPVASPGKARARLAYLPENVALYEHLSALENADYLLALAGQRCSQADIGQAFAAAGLQREAWGQRLGSFSKGMRQKVAIAVATLRQVPVLLLDEPTSGLDPRAIADFNRLVDGVRERGGAVLMVTHDLLGAVDVADRIGFLEDGRIVEDIGAGDSGFDVRTLHARFARPQERAA